A single region of the Anoplolepis gracilipes chromosome 1, ASM4749672v1, whole genome shotgun sequence genome encodes:
- the Skeletor gene encoding protein Skeletor, isoforms B/C isoform X1 encodes MTTRSLAPSSTRRPPTIGLIIAFLLIVAAQICSGAYYGKLIGKLSELHHGVSGEVYAVDARTLFIKDFTYDGEGPAAFFYAGNSKGPGNNGFRVRDERGTTNVLKRYRKKDITLTLPDGKTLNNIKWFSVWCDEFSVNFGDVKIPRGFDYPKPQKLKSLGGIHGVSSEPVVIVDAQTLLIPSFSYDGEAPDAKFWAGTGPTPSSQGIRIPDENGKEQPLRRYDRKTIVLTLPGDLTVHQFGHFGVWCEAFAVDFGHVQIPHGLNIPPSLKMLGVSPQSKLNCEVLDDSIAFEVRWAVAGDSIVVQLVAKLDAGQYMAFGLSADTEKSTMIGGDATVAWVDKQTLQGYAVDYFLDAKSQCSGRRGSCPDSRILEGTDSVRLLNAAMVNDYSIVTYQRPLRASDELDRPILTNRSQAIIWAIGPLNERQETSFHSRYLKTDQFIEFSRPPAWNCPMPDQEQTSAYSETGSGTKVVEITNTRRPPRLPATPAPASTKDAWEIPPIQCNEPDDGVFYAQMGPTGGKHGYPAITGHVGWGISWYINGLLIPEINVVRGRRYTFVTEGGSDPNIPARYHPFYITDDPIGGYQHKTAEEKAKVKIFAGVSRQRGKIIPTGTGRLCNWVPDQNQPPADDFASFGAYQRTLTLECDHGEPGFVEWTPDENTPDTVYYQCFTHRYLGWKINVLDSCDLDTSNEPSSAASEKHEVYVEPTNGRQDQPADQDLEYGASIAVASKVTPPEEFLHQQHVHHPHREYGHRHPHHTTTNSKLSASHHHPQLLTNANNNYDRLQSSSSSSENSYEARPKDAYRVDEDALQQQQHRPVTTTHEQSSSLRAGHHTELGREQTLQNQQTTTNHQLSNLVADHQRPTSLNHGTKLSYVGVASGNHGQLPYSRAPHYYATNYHHYVRHQLSPPLPRYHNQHEPPRTQLMIIRRPMTLTRRPMLQTLQAANMITSTNAMSLPFPLPLSLPSSLSLSPSPPRSIFIERKKSVYRPPAIATTTTTTTQNPTDKSVANPPLEKSTAKVDTKQQRAKLEAKIGSDITADISDNLMDPPSWTYLKPARNTGFDPDSIVIEGGFKPIIRNVIDNVPDVAQKKPDASGGTWRDDKKVYGKRTDYRTIDEFSPSFMPVTTSTIDGGRKQKKKASPTRFSSRLDDLDDMEMAADLRLDTYYLPPIARTRPEQLPASSSGVLITYDGKKLKDSTGLARSISNIEHRDSKGKLTSELLSRTPQFGKFQGELPPLIPGEMRTNDSSYERKYRLPDIDLSFRSELLPKTRLTLVERSKRSPPEERRTMSSADFQRDNSNSNNHDRQEREQVEAVSGGATCLGNLGSIVLMTIVTYCAI; translated from the exons ATGACGACACGATCACTCGCACCGTCCTCGACGCGACGACCGCCGACCATCGGTCTAATCATCGCGTTCCTCCTCATCGTAGCCGCAC AAATATGTAGCGGAGCGTATTACGGAAAATTGATCGGTAAGCTGTCTGAACTTCATCATGGCGTGAGTGGCGAGGTTTATGCGGTTGATGCAAGAACATTATTCATCAAGGATTTCACATACGATGGCGAAGGTCCAG CCGCCTTTTTTTACGCTGGAAACAGCAAGGGTCCAGGTAATAATGGATTTCGGGTGCGCGACGAACGCGGAAC TACAAACGTTCTTAAACGATACCGCAAGAAGGACATCACACTGACCTTACCGGACGGCAAGACCTTGAACAATATCAAGTGGTTTTCGGTTTGGTGCGACGAATTCTCG GTGAATTTCGGTGATGTCAAAATACCGCGAGGTTTCGATTATCCGAAACCacagaaattaaaatcattaggTGGCATACACGGCGTCAGTTCCGAACCGGTTGTCATTGTAGATGCTCAGACTCTGCTGATACCCAGCTTCAGTTATGACGGAGAAGCACCTG ATGCCAAGTTTTGGGCAGGTACTGGTCCGACGCCATCATCGCAGGGTATCCGAATACCCGACGAAAATGGAAAAGAGCAACCGTTGCGTCGTTACGATCGCAAGACGATCGTCTTGACGTTACCGGGCGATCTGACCGTTCATCAATTCGGTCATTTTGGAGTATGGTGTGAAGCATTCGCCGTTGACTTTGGCCACGTGCAAATTCCACATGGTCTAAACATACCGCCGTCCCTGAAAATGCTAGGAGTTTCACCACAG TCGAAACTTAACTGCGAAGTTCTTGATGACAGCATAGCTTTTGAAGTGCGATGGGCCGTAGCCGGAGACAGCATAGTTGTCCAGCTCGTTGCAAAATTag ATGCTGGACAATACATGGCCTTTGGATTATCCGCGGATACGGAGAAGAGCACAATGATTGGCGGAGATGCCACCGTAGCGTGGGTCGACAAGCAAACCTTGCAAGGATATGCTGTCGATTACTTCTTAGACGCGAAATCCCAGTGTTCGGGGCGCCGAGGCAGTTGTCCGGATTCGCGTATACTG GAGGGCACGGACTCGGTGCGATTATTGAACGCAGCAATGGTGAATGACTACAGCATCGTCACGTATCAGAGACCGTTGAGGGCCAGCGATGAATTGGACCGTCCGATATTGACGAATAGATCGCAGGCCATAATCTGGGCCATCGGGCCACTGAACGAGCGGCAGGAGACCAGTTTCCACAGCCGCTATTTGAAGACCGATCAGTTCATCGAGTTCAGCAGACCCCCCGCGTGGAACTGCCCCATGCCTGATCAAGAGCAGACCTCGGCTTATAGTGAAACAGGAAGTGGCACTAAAGTTGTT GAGATTACCAATACGAGAAGACCGCCACGTTTACCGGCAACTCCCGCACCGGCGTCTACGAAAGACGCTTGGGAAATACCACCTATTCAGTGCAACGAGCCGGATGATGGTGTCTTTTATGCGCAGATGGGACCCACTGGAGGAAAGCACGGCTATCCAGCCATTACTG GTCACGTCGGTTGGGGAATTTCTTGGTATATTAATGGATTGTTGATACCTGAGATTAACGTGGTTCGAGGTAGGAGATACACTTTCGTCACAGAAGGTGGTTCAGATCCGAACATACCAGCGCGTTATCATCCGTTCTATATCACGGACGACCCGATAGGCGGTTACCAGCACAAAACGGCCGAAGAGAAagcg AAAGTAAAGATATTTGCTGGTGTATCCCGACAACGCGGGAAGATTATTCCTACCGGTACAGGTCGTCTCTGCAATTGGGTGCCAGATCAGAATCAACCGCCCGCGGATGACTTTGCGTCTTTCGGAGCTTATCAGCGTACTCTGACTCTTGAATGCGATCATGGTGAACCGGGTTTCGTGGAATGGACGCCTGACGAAAATACACCTGACACAGTGTATTATCAG TGTTTCACACATCGTTATTTAGGCTGGAAGATTAACGTTCTTGACTCCTGTGACCTTGATACTAGCAACGAGCCATCGTCGGCGGCCAGTGAAAAGCATGAGGTGTACGTGGAGCCGACCAATGGCCGTCAGGATCAGCCGGCGGATCAGGATCTAGAATACGGCGCTAGCATAGCCGTAGCGAGCAAGGTAACGCCACCAGAGGAGTTTCTTCATCAACAGCATGTTCATCACCCTCACCGCGAATACGGTCATCGTCATCCCCATCATACGACGACTAACAGCAAGTTAAGTGCTTCACATCACCACCCGCAGCTACTAACGAATGCCAATAACAATTACGATCGCTTGCAATCATCATCTTCATCGTCCGAGAACTCGTACGAAGCACGTCCGAAGGACGCGTATCGTGTTGATGAGGATGCTTTGCAACAGCAGCAACATCGGCCGGTTACGACCACTCACGAGCAGTCGTCGTCCCTTCGTGCCGGTCATCACACAGAGCTCGGACGGGAGCAGACTCTGCAGAATCAGCAGACTACCACTAACCACCAATTGTCTAACCTCGTTGCAGATCACCAACGACCAACTTCATTGAATCACGGGACAAAGTTGTCTTACGTAGGGGTGGCCAGCGGCAACCACGGTCAGCTACCATACTCCCGAGCACCACATTATTACGCGACCAATTATCATCACTACGTTCGCCATCAGCTTTCTCCGCCTCTTCCTCGTTATCATAATCAACACGAACCTCCGAGGACCCAACTGATGATTATACGCCGACCGATGACTCTAACGCGCCGTCCGATGTTGCAGACTTTACAAGCAGCTAATATGATAACTTCGACAAACGCGATGTCGTTGCCGTTCCCGTTGCCATTATCGTTGCCGTCGTCGTTATCTTTGTCTCCGTCGCCACCGCGATCAATCTTCATCGAGCGCAAAAAGTCTGTTTATCGACCGCCCGCTATCGCGACGACgactacgacgacgacgcAGAATCCGACCGACAAATCTGTTGCTAATCCACCACTCGAGAAATCCACGGCGAAAGTCGACACGAAGCAACAACGCGCAAAACTCGAGGCGAAAATTGGCTCGGATATCACTGCGGATATTTCCGATAATCTCATGGACCCTCCCTCGTGGACATACCTGAAACCCGCGCGCAACACTGGCTTCGATCCTGACTCCATCGTCATCGAGGGTGGTTTCAAACCAATTATCAGAAATGTCATAGACAATGTACCCGATGTCGCGCAGAAAAAACCAGATGCAAGTGGAGGAACGTGGCGTGACGACAAAAAAGTATATGGGAAGCGTACGGATTATCGGACGATCGATGAGTTCTCACCTAGCTTTATGCCCGTGACAACGTCCACGATCGACGGCGGCAGGAAGCAGAAGAAGAAGGCATCTCCCACGCGCTTCTCGTCGCGACTCGATGACCTCGACGACATGGAGATGGCGGCCGATCTTAGATTGGATACTTACTATCTTCCTCCGATTGCTAGAACGCGACCCGAACAGCTACCAGCCTCCTCTTCCGGCGTGTTAATCACTTATGACGGTAAGAAACTCAAGGATTCCACCGGCCTGGCCAGATCCATTTCCAACATCGAGCATCGCGATAGCAAGGGCAAACTGACGTCGGAGCTGCTGAGCAGAACGCCACAGTTCGGTAAGTTTCAAGGTGAGCTTCCTCCTCTGATTCCCGGTGAAATGCGCACAAACGACTCGTCGTATGAGAGGAAATACCGTTTACCGGACATCGACCTATCGTTCCGGTCTGAACTCCTGCCCAAGACGAGGCTGACCCTGGTGGAGAGATCAAAGAGATCCCCGCCGGAGGAGCGTCGGACGATGTCCAGTGCCGACTTTCAACGAGACAACTCGAACAGCAACAATCACGATCGCCAGGAACGCGAACAGGTCGAAGCAGTCAGCGGAGGAGCAACGTGCCTTGGCAACCTCGGATCTATCGTACTGATGACGATCGTGACGTATTGCGCGATCTGA
- the Skeletor gene encoding protein Skeletor, isoforms B/C isoform X2 yields MTTRSLAPSSTRRPPTIGLIIAFLLIVAAQICSGAYYGKLIGKLSELHHGVSGEVYAVDARTLFIKDFTYDGEGPAAFFYAGNSKGPGNNGFRVRDERGTTNVLKRYRKKDITLTLPDGKTLNNIKWFSVWCDEFSVNFGDVKIPRGFDYPKPQKLKSLGGIHGVSSEPVVIVDAQTLLIPSFSYDGEAPDAKFWAGTGPTPSSQGIRIPDENGKEQPLRRYDRKTIVLTLPGDLTVHQFGHFGVWCEAFAVDFGHVQIPHGLNIPPSLKMLGVSPQNVHRGGQGQFGALTNTYEISSFASSSPSPFTLSFANLFSQQHQRPTTYRPLLRRDDQIQVVRAVEDAQALERLRSQAQSSSADVADYQSQYYRAADETSPSTARSRARLSDPQQNSYARLLHFQGDRKIDSFVRY; encoded by the exons ATGACGACACGATCACTCGCACCGTCCTCGACGCGACGACCGCCGACCATCGGTCTAATCATCGCGTTCCTCCTCATCGTAGCCGCAC AAATATGTAGCGGAGCGTATTACGGAAAATTGATCGGTAAGCTGTCTGAACTTCATCATGGCGTGAGTGGCGAGGTTTATGCGGTTGATGCAAGAACATTATTCATCAAGGATTTCACATACGATGGCGAAGGTCCAG CCGCCTTTTTTTACGCTGGAAACAGCAAGGGTCCAGGTAATAATGGATTTCGGGTGCGCGACGAACGCGGAAC TACAAACGTTCTTAAACGATACCGCAAGAAGGACATCACACTGACCTTACCGGACGGCAAGACCTTGAACAATATCAAGTGGTTTTCGGTTTGGTGCGACGAATTCTCG GTGAATTTCGGTGATGTCAAAATACCGCGAGGTTTCGATTATCCGAAACCacagaaattaaaatcattaggTGGCATACACGGCGTCAGTTCCGAACCGGTTGTCATTGTAGATGCTCAGACTCTGCTGATACCCAGCTTCAGTTATGACGGAGAAGCACCTG ATGCCAAGTTTTGGGCAGGTACTGGTCCGACGCCATCATCGCAGGGTATCCGAATACCCGACGAAAATGGAAAAGAGCAACCGTTGCGTCGTTACGATCGCAAGACGATCGTCTTGACGTTACCGGGCGATCTGACCGTTCATCAATTCGGTCATTTTGGAGTATGGTGTGAAGCATTCGCCGTTGACTTTGGCCACGTGCAAATTCCACATGGTCTAAACATACCGCCGTCCCTGAAAATGCTAGGAGTTTCACCACAG AACGTGCATCGCGGAGGGCAGGGACAGTTCGGGGCGTTAACAAACACATACGAGATCTCTTCTTTCGCTTCCTCGTCGCCTTCTCCTTTCACTCTCTCGTTCGCGAACTTATTCTCGCAGCAGCATCAACGTCCGACGACCTATCGGCCGCTCCTACGCCGGGACGATCAGATTCAAGTAGTTCGGGCTGTCGAGGATGCGCAGGCACTCGAGCGACTTCGTTCCCAGGCGCAATCTTCCTCGGCTGATGTCGCGGACTATCAAAGCCAATATTATCGCGCGGCCGACGAAACGTCGCCGTCGACGGCTCGTTCGCGTGCTCGTTTATCCGACCCGCAACAAAATTCGTACGCGAGGCTCTTGCATTTCCAAGGTGACAGGAAAATCGACTCGTTCGTGCGTTATTGA